The Pogona vitticeps strain Pit_001003342236 chromosome 6, PviZW2.1, whole genome shotgun sequence genome contains a region encoding:
- the LOC110088376 gene encoding uncharacterized protein LOC110088376 isoform X2, which produces MREKMSTEARAEVDLGASIHVPLGLQRIKMEDQGPVGLKMMDAQEKIRQASCALEPRTLLSWDPSPTVKEEPDVGGTQCWKIQIQDTEQPLHFGWAKAWPTEFEPWDDVPALLASFEHVAYACQWPKEELVARLLPALRGDAQEAYLGLDGSERRDYDKVKAAILKREPMATEERRRHFRQFVYQEARGPRDACQRLQKLGCRWLRPESRTKEQILELLVLEQFLTILPEEIKSQVWGQVPETCAQAVALAENFLAGQQEAERDILQVPRPLKDDVKMNFPKGELAPSNTQPKEVKQAGGGDVSSRALNKNPVRTEECFQQRGYVKSFVGSEGLQVHPGTENQDKVYLCAQCGKGFRWPSALAVHQRTHTGEKQHRCTECGKCFGQRGHLTVHRRIHSGEKPYACPQCGKQFVDSSHLTKHQRTHLGDRPLHCANCGRRCGNKRSLVQHMRIHSREKLKATDVH; this is translated from the exons ATGAGAGAGAAGATGTCAACAGAGGCAAGGGCAGAGGTGGACCTAGGGGCTTCAATCCATGTGCCATTGGGGCTACAAAGAATCAAAATGGAAGATCAAGGACCAGTTGGGCTCAAAATGATGGATGCTCAAGAGAAAATAAGGCAGGCATCTTGTGCCCTTGAGCCGAGGACATTGTTGAGTTGGGACCCATCTCCAACGGTGAAGGAAGAGCCAGATGTAGGAGGAACCCAGTGCTGGAAAATCCAAATTCAAGATACAGAGCAGCCGCTGCATTTTGGGTGGGCGAAGGCATGGCCGACAGAGTTCGAACCATGGGATGACGTGCCAGCTCTCCTAGCCTCCTTTGAACATGTGGCCTATGCCTGCCAGTGGCCCAAGGAAGAGTTGGTAGCCCGGCTTTTGCCAGCTCTGCGTGGAGATGCCCAAGAGGCCTATCTCGGTTTGGATGGGAGTGAGAGAAGGGACTATGACAAAGTGAAGGCCGCCATCTTGAAGAGGGAGCCCATGGCCACTGAGGAGCGGAGACGGCACTTCCGGCAGTTTGTCTATCAAGAGGCCAGGGGTCCACGGGATGCTTGCCAGCGGCTTCAGAAGCTTGGCTGCCGTTGGCTGAGGCCAGAGAGCAGAACCAAGGAACAGATCTTGGAGCTGCTGGTTCTGGAACAGTTTCTGACCATCTTGCCAGAAGAGATCAAAAGCCAAGTATGGGGACAAGTGCCTGAAACCTGTGCCCAGGCAGTGGCCCTGGCTGAGAATTTTCTGGCagggcagcaggaggcggagagaGACATACTGCAG GTGCCAAGGCCATTGAAGGATGATGTGAAGATGAATTTCCCAAAGGGAGAATTGGCTCCCTCAAACACTCAGCCGAAGGAGGTCAAGCAGGCTGGTGGTGGGGATGTCAGCTCCCGGG CACTGAATAAGAACCCAGTCAGAACTGAAGAATGTTTTCAACAAAGAGGGTATGTGAAAAGTTTTGTGGGATCTGAGGGGCTCCAGGTGCACCCTGGGACTGAAAACCAGGACAAAGTGTATTTGTGTGCCCAGTGTGGGAAAGGGTTCCGATGGCCATCGGCACTGGCTGTGCACCAGAGGACTCACACGGGTGAAAAACAGCACCGTTGCACTGAGTGTGGCAAGTGTTTTGGCCAGCGTGGACATCTGACCGTGCACCGGAGGATCCACTCTGGAGAGAAGCCATATGCCTGCCCTCAGTGCGGGAAACAGTTTGTGGACTCCTCCCACCTCACCAAGCACCAGAGGACTCACTTGGGCGACAGGCCCCTCCACTGTGCCAACTGTGGCCGAAGGTGTGGAAATAAACGGTCTTTGGTGCAACACATGAGGATTCACAGCCGGGAGAAGCTCAAGGCCACAGATGTTCATTAG
- the LOC110088376 gene encoding uncharacterized protein LOC110088376 isoform X1, whose amino-acid sequence MREKMSTEARAEVDLGASIHVPLGLQRIKMEDQGPVGLKMMDAQEKIRQASCALEPRTLLSWDPSPTVKEEPDVGGTQCWKIQIQDTEQPLHFGWAKAWPTEFEPWDDVPALLASFEHVAYACQWPKEELVARLLPALRGDAQEAYLGLDGSERRDYDKVKAAILKREPMATEERRRHFRQFVYQEARGPRDACQRLQKLGCRWLRPESRTKEQILELLVLEQFLTILPEEIKSQVWGQVPETCAQAVALAENFLAGQQEAERDILQDHPLPFQVPRPLKDDVKMNFPKGELAPSNTQPKEVKQAGGGDVSSRALNKNPVRTEECFQQRGYVKSFVGSEGLQVHPGTENQDKVYLCAQCGKGFRWPSALAVHQRTHTGEKQHRCTECGKCFGQRGHLTVHRRIHSGEKPYACPQCGKQFVDSSHLTKHQRTHLGDRPLHCANCGRRCGNKRSLVQHMRIHSREKLKATDVH is encoded by the exons ATGAGAGAGAAGATGTCAACAGAGGCAAGGGCAGAGGTGGACCTAGGGGCTTCAATCCATGTGCCATTGGGGCTACAAAGAATCAAAATGGAAGATCAAGGACCAGTTGGGCTCAAAATGATGGATGCTCAAGAGAAAATAAGGCAGGCATCTTGTGCCCTTGAGCCGAGGACATTGTTGAGTTGGGACCCATCTCCAACGGTGAAGGAAGAGCCAGATGTAGGAGGAACCCAGTGCTGGAAAATCCAAATTCAAGATACAGAGCAGCCGCTGCATTTTGGGTGGGCGAAGGCATGGCCGACAGAGTTCGAACCATGGGATGACGTGCCAGCTCTCCTAGCCTCCTTTGAACATGTGGCCTATGCCTGCCAGTGGCCCAAGGAAGAGTTGGTAGCCCGGCTTTTGCCAGCTCTGCGTGGAGATGCCCAAGAGGCCTATCTCGGTTTGGATGGGAGTGAGAGAAGGGACTATGACAAAGTGAAGGCCGCCATCTTGAAGAGGGAGCCCATGGCCACTGAGGAGCGGAGACGGCACTTCCGGCAGTTTGTCTATCAAGAGGCCAGGGGTCCACGGGATGCTTGCCAGCGGCTTCAGAAGCTTGGCTGCCGTTGGCTGAGGCCAGAGAGCAGAACCAAGGAACAGATCTTGGAGCTGCTGGTTCTGGAACAGTTTCTGACCATCTTGCCAGAAGAGATCAAAAGCCAAGTATGGGGACAAGTGCCTGAAACCTGTGCCCAGGCAGTGGCCCTGGCTGAGAATTTTCTGGCagggcagcaggaggcggagagaGACATACTGCAG GATCATCCTTTGCCCTTTCAGGTGCCAAGGCCATTGAAGGATGATGTGAAGATGAATTTCCCAAAGGGAGAATTGGCTCCCTCAAACACTCAGCCGAAGGAGGTCAAGCAGGCTGGTGGTGGGGATGTCAGCTCCCGGG CACTGAATAAGAACCCAGTCAGAACTGAAGAATGTTTTCAACAAAGAGGGTATGTGAAAAGTTTTGTGGGATCTGAGGGGCTCCAGGTGCACCCTGGGACTGAAAACCAGGACAAAGTGTATTTGTGTGCCCAGTGTGGGAAAGGGTTCCGATGGCCATCGGCACTGGCTGTGCACCAGAGGACTCACACGGGTGAAAAACAGCACCGTTGCACTGAGTGTGGCAAGTGTTTTGGCCAGCGTGGACATCTGACCGTGCACCGGAGGATCCACTCTGGAGAGAAGCCATATGCCTGCCCTCAGTGCGGGAAACAGTTTGTGGACTCCTCCCACCTCACCAAGCACCAGAGGACTCACTTGGGCGACAGGCCCCTCCACTGTGCCAACTGTGGCCGAAGGTGTGGAAATAAACGGTCTTTGGTGCAACACATGAGGATTCACAGCCGGGAGAAGCTCAAGGCCACAGATGTTCATTAG